Proteins found in one Aethina tumida isolate Nest 87 chromosome 1, icAetTumi1.1, whole genome shotgun sequence genomic segment:
- the LOC109599305 gene encoding aldehyde dehydrogenase, dimeric NADP-preferring isoform X2 produces the protein MKLAQTNNAVFVRNNNPAVINVTTEPTNPSELVAISRKVFGSRKTLDVQFRKSQLNALIKFLDENRKEIVKALNEDLRKHVQEAVGTEIEPVLNDCRHTIFDLDSWARPKKQEKRIINLLDTVYNYSDPYGTVLIIGAWNYPLLLTLNPLIGALAAGNCVILKPSELSPHTAELLSRLLPKYLDPEVVQVTLGGIPETNELLKERFDYIFFTGSTAVGKIVYKAAAEHLTPVTLELGGKSPVYLDNTGNMEQAARRILWGRFLNSGQTCVSPDYILCTAEVQNEFIEASKKVLETFYGPNPLLAPDLSKIVTERHFNRLLNLIQSEKVAIGGVYDKANRLIAPTILRDVSPNDPVMQEEIFGPILPILVVKNVDEAIDYINVRDKPLALYIFSKNKDVQNKILKFTSAGGVAINDTVSHLITENIPFGGVGASGMGAYHGKEGFDTFSHKKGVLIKDVSSLTDFGLEMRYPPYSEKKTSMMNFLLKKRKGINIDRLQNFIIFIFGMLFAYLIMYLKKIN, from the exons ATGAAACTAGCGCAAACAAACAACGCGGTCTTCGTCCGCAACAACAATCCGGCGGTCATAAACGTGACAACCGAACCGACGAATCCCAGTGAACTTGTCGCTATTTCCAGGAAAGTTTTCGGTTCGCGCAAAACTTTAGATGTGCAGTTCCGAAAATCGCAACTGAACGCGCTAATTAAATTCCTCGATGAGAATCGTAAGGAAATCGTAAAGGCTTTGAACGAAGATTTGAGAAAGCACGTTCAAGAGGCGGTTGGGACGGAAATCGAACCGGTGCTGAACGATTGTCGACACACGATTTTCGACTTGGACAGTTGGGCCAGACCTAAAAAACAAGAGAAGAGGATTATTAATCTTCTGGACACCGTTTACAATTATTCCGATCCGTATGGAACTGTTTTGATCATTGGCGCATGGAATTATCCATTATTGCTCACGTTGAACCCTTTAATTG GTGCCCTAGCAGCTGGAAACTGCGTCATCTTGAAACCGTCAGAACTGAGTCCGCACACCGCAGAACTACTGAGTAGACTGCTCCCCAAGTATTTGGATCCGGAAGTCGTTCAAGTTACTCTCGGAGGCATCCCCGAAACAAATGAGCTGCTGAAGGAAAGATTCGACTACATTTTCTTCACAGGCTCGACGGCCGTCGGTAAAATCGTCTACAAAGCAGCCGCCGAACATCTGACGCCCGTCACCCTTGAATTAGGGGGAAAAAGTCCGGTGTACTTGGACAACACGGGCAATATGGAGCAGGCGGCCCGCAGGATACTTTGGGGCAGATTTCTGAACAGCGGACAGACTTGCGTCTCGCCGGATTACATACTCTGCACTGCGGAAGTCCAAAATGAGTTTATTGAAGCGAGCAAGAAAGTTTTGGAAACTTTTTATGGACCCAATCCATTGTTGGCTCCAGACTTAAGCAAAATTGTTACAGAAAGACATTTTAAtcgtttgttaaatttaatccaaTCGGAAAAGGTGGCGATTGGTGGAGTGTACGATAAAGCCAATAGACTGATTGCACCGACAATTTTAAGAGATGTTAGCCCTAATGATCCGGTGATGCAAGAGGAAATTTTTGGTCCAATATTACCTATTTtggttgttaaaaatgtggaCGAAGCTATTGATTATATAAACGTCAGGGATAAACCTTTggctttgtatattttttctaaaaacaaagatgtgcaaaataaaattcttaaatttacgtCAGCTGGCGGAGTTGCAATTAATGACACAGTCTCACATttaataacagaaaatattCCGTTTGGTGGGGTTGGAGCCAGCGGAATGGGAGCTTATCATGGCAAAGAAGGTTTTGACACCTTCTCACATAAAAAAGGAGTTTTGATTAAGGACGTGTCGTCATTAACAGACTTTGGTCTTGAGATGAGGTATCCTCCGTATTCTGAAAAAAAGACTTCAATGATGAACTTCttacttaaaaaaagaaaaggtATAAACATCGACAGACtgcaaaatttcattatatttatttttgggaTGTTATTTGCTTacttaataatgtatttaaagaaGATTAATTAA
- the LOC109599305 gene encoding aldehyde dehydrogenase, dimeric NADP-preferring isoform X1: MNKIESGELILPRVKLAPNNNNVLSHTLNVEPILEKPQRKSPENLVNTARKTYNSGITRDVNYREKQLKGLLRFLEERCADIEVALYEDIRKPKQETNMGEIWPVANDLRQTIFEFKRWAKPAKQQKRLINLLDDVKIHQDPYGVVLIVGAWNYPILLTLGPLIGALAAGNCVILKPSELSPHTAELLSRLLPKYLDPEVVQVTLGGIPETNELLKERFDYIFFTGSTAVGKIVYKAAAEHLTPVTLELGGKSPVYLDNTGNMEQAARRILWGRFLNSGQTCVSPDYILCTAEVQNEFIEASKKVLETFYGPNPLLAPDLSKIVTERHFNRLLNLIQSEKVAIGGVYDKANRLIAPTILRDVSPNDPVMQEEIFGPILPILVVKNVDEAIDYINVRDKPLALYIFSKNKDVQNKILKFTSAGGVAINDTVSHLITENIPFGGVGASGMGAYHGKEGFDTFSHKKGVLIKDVSSLTDFGLEMRYPPYSEKKTSMMNFLLKKRKGINIDRLQNFIIFIFGMLFAYLIMYLKKIN, from the exons atgaacaaaatagAAAGTGGTGAATTGATATTACCGCGAGTCAAGTTGGCGCCGAACAACAACAATGTACTGAGCCACACGCTGAATGTGGAACCAATCTTAGAAAAACCTCAAAGGAAATCACCTGAAAATCTTGTCAACACCGCCAGAAAGACCTACAATTCGGGGATCACCAGAGATGTTAACTACAGAGAGAAACAACTTAAAGGTCTCCTGAGATTTTTGGAGGAAAGGTGCGCTGACATCGAAGTTGCCCTGTACGAGGACATCAGGAAACCTAAGCAGGAAACGAACATGGGTGAGATTTGGCCCGTTGCCAATGATTTAAGACAAACCATTTTCGAGTTCAAACGGTGGGCCAAACCAGCTAAACAACAGAAACGATTGATCAACTTGCTGGATGATGTCAAAATTCATCAGGATCCTTACGGGGTTGTTCTCATCGTTGGTGCATGGAATTATCCCATTCTTCTCACTTTAGGACCGTTAATag GTGCCCTAGCAGCTGGAAACTGCGTCATCTTGAAACCGTCAGAACTGAGTCCGCACACCGCAGAACTACTGAGTAGACTGCTCCCCAAGTATTTGGATCCGGAAGTCGTTCAAGTTACTCTCGGAGGCATCCCCGAAACAAATGAGCTGCTGAAGGAAAGATTCGACTACATTTTCTTCACAGGCTCGACGGCCGTCGGTAAAATCGTCTACAAAGCAGCCGCCGAACATCTGACGCCCGTCACCCTTGAATTAGGGGGAAAAAGTCCGGTGTACTTGGACAACACGGGCAATATGGAGCAGGCGGCCCGCAGGATACTTTGGGGCAGATTTCTGAACAGCGGACAGACTTGCGTCTCGCCGGATTACATACTCTGCACTGCGGAAGTCCAAAATGAGTTTATTGAAGCGAGCAAGAAAGTTTTGGAAACTTTTTATGGACCCAATCCATTGTTGGCTCCAGACTTAAGCAAAATTGTTACAGAAAGACATTTTAAtcgtttgttaaatttaatccaaTCGGAAAAGGTGGCGATTGGTGGAGTGTACGATAAAGCCAATAGACTGATTGCACCGACAATTTTAAGAGATGTTAGCCCTAATGATCCGGTGATGCAAGAGGAAATTTTTGGTCCAATATTACCTATTTtggttgttaaaaatgtggaCGAAGCTATTGATTATATAAACGTCAGGGATAAACCTTTggctttgtatattttttctaaaaacaaagatgtgcaaaataaaattcttaaatttacgtCAGCTGGCGGAGTTGCAATTAATGACACAGTCTCACATttaataacagaaaatattCCGTTTGGTGGGGTTGGAGCCAGCGGAATGGGAGCTTATCATGGCAAAGAAGGTTTTGACACCTTCTCACATAAAAAAGGAGTTTTGATTAAGGACGTGTCGTCATTAACAGACTTTGGTCTTGAGATGAGGTATCCTCCGTATTCTGAAAAAAAGACTTCAATGATGAACTTCttacttaaaaaaagaaaaggtATAAACATCGACAGACtgcaaaatttcattatatttatttttgggaTGTTATTTGCTTacttaataatgtatttaaagaaGATTAATTAA
- the LOC126266565 gene encoding uncharacterized protein LOC126266565 codes for MKFAVLVTAFTVAAAIRVPASWDDAKTKEVSKFSHRNKGIHRGHDNYHYKIPHQHLPPKRFYGKPPRFVNNRKPVQKPFKSNIHNFKSNGWTPIVPPPHYYNGDTKGYKKKPYIYEKPHKKKNYDDNSESMFQKNNYKEEEEPFQKVADFEDGDYLENAKLRQSTKENFIKHELNKKSQPELEYSNDEDDESDEDVEETSESFVPTKFYAKVRRNDNYEHLPYDENDRLKKVVKESKIHTIYTEKGFEDEAYDHGDEEKNGENGQSSSEHLVEREPKPNNTLQIIKIDNLKDAIKEPHIIEIEKLKTSNSTKRRKRYVDDEVTEKYPYYNDKNVNKDSPLRYAENLENIPLKSQDDMAFYNQATKRIKCQENLPIEDVKDQNKTVGNYTVEIPNEVAKNGSDLGNQIDCFKNKYFGDNPLDSPFFNEPTVEPISEDFFKELRFEQISITTEESVHQDDRLDESSIVHKNSTEASINNLNFNILTDIIGQIKDKTQNETQLETIDAAESTIETEAVDYSHREAKSLTDDRNNSTEIDLPESQALILRRRKYRPVRPYLNKFVDYGKMYPRKTTSSYHPYFEEYVPTSTVLPKYKVVSEVFYKDEIKPNEQLNVFADVINNIQNLSRTDAYSDNAEPIAVKLNVNRYSKVNNKKIKIPSKKIHIKNVLDDSYLDTYDELQSTKYTTTSTTTMKPMVAYKSRPKFKTHRNNEQVYEELLQSLKNKDQYTEESQNQEQFANNAVIHKVKVRRRNRPSTTTTTTTSPTTEVEEEYEDSTKPVLGLNPPGHFNYKTIIANQQTEDKVLNLYIVPGMKPPPKQKVYLYSDYRQLPKNNIRRRYDYSLRRSKREANKPAYNDYSRNRGRQNENIEKTSIDEDDDDDYVPHRPKNYHYDEKLGKIVYHNTKPLDEDEEEEVYEEVVETTRAPKHRTTTKKPLVITSPKPGEGFMDYIKLLQSNPNYKNIMETTTTEKPTTTLKPIKVASSKDAPEFLNLLSKLHSNSGYKKIENEDEAPKKSKISHKKEEEKVEEVEEEEEEDDEEAPAIVQNSPGGQNVQFDSNYQIFDIGDFIPKVKNYMPRTSIDYSKYKTIERPNMRHNLSARYNSEENLEEINTSRLPILAEKSMTVADSSEESTDEVERPSTSTTTTTTTEKSVLKLRMRGRKRPGSRITTKAPSRTSTTRTTTTTTERIQHEKPKRNYLRRRPTRIKLRTTTANILEEDADDTTKILRRRSEQSTVTELTNFQPIYVPDDSREVTDEPEKVAKKEKETANKVPSNVEVFKKYDQTKRHGGNYRRLFDTKNIINQNKLRQGKILHLSKNVSTTTEKPSTRLADIVLKPVAYYTDAKLPKSINQLKAVDVDDVEVDESSTENIDDYYDDEVQIHFDKNEDGTKGDKPNIIKDPSKRLYYYLE; via the coding sequence ATGAAGTTCGCAGTTTTAGTGACGGCTTTCACCGTCGCTGCGGCAATCCGCGTGCCGGCTTCCTGGGACGACGCGAAGACGAAGGAGGTATCCAAATTCAGCCACAGGAACAAAGGAATCCATCGTGGACATGATAACTACCATTACAAAATACCACATCAACATCTACCACCCAAAAGGTTTTATGGTAAACCGCcaagatttgtaaataatagaaaacctGTACAGAAACCATTTAAGTCTaacatacacaattttaaaagcaaTGGTTGGACACCAATCGTGCCGCCACCACATTATTATAATGGTGATACTAAGGGCTACAAGAAGAAGCCTTATATATACGAAAAACCacacaaaaagaaaaattatgatgATAACAGTGAATCAATgttccaaaaaaataattacaaggaAGAAGAAGAACCATTCCAAAAAGTAGCCGACTTTGAAGACGGAGACTATTTAGAAAACGCCAAACTGAGACAGTctacaaaagaaaatttcataaaacacGAGCTCAACAAAAAATCTCAACCTGAATTAGAGTACTCGAATGATGAAGATGACGAATCTGATGAAGATGTCGAAGAAACAAGTGAATCTTTTGTCCCAACAAAATTCTATGCAAAAGTTCGACGCAATGATAACTATGAACATTTGCCTTATGATGAAAACGATCGATTGAAAAAGGTGGTTAAAGAGTCTAAAATTCACACGATATACACGGAAAAAGGGTTCGAGGATGAAGCATATGATCACGGGGATGAAGAGAAGAACGGTGAGAATGGACAAAGTTCTTCCGAGCATTTAGTTGAGAGAGAACCGAAGCCTAATAACACCTtacagattataaaaatagataatctGAAAGATGCGATAAAAGAACCACATAtaatagaaatagaaaaattgaaaacctCAAATTCAACAAAGAGAAGAAAACGTTATGTAGATGATGAAGTTACAGAAAAATATCCTTATTATAATgacaaaaatgttaacaaGGATTCACCGTTAAGGTACGCCGAAAATCTGGAAAATATACCTCTAAAATCTCAAGATGATATGGCTTTCTATAATCAAGCGACCAAAAGAATCAAATGTCAAGAAAATTTACCTATTGAAGATGTTAAAGACCAGAACAAAACCGTGGGAAATTATACAGTAGAAATTCCCAACGAAGTAGCGAAAAATGGAAGTGACCTTGGCAATCAAATtgattgtttcaaaaataaatattttggagaTAATCCTCTAGACAGTCCTTTTTTTAACGAACCAACTGTGGAACCAATTTCTGAAGACTTCTTTAAAGAACTTCGATTCGAACAAATTTCGATAACAACTGAAGAAAGTGTACATCAAGACGATCGTTTGGATGAGTCTTCAATCGTCCATAAAAACTCAACAGAAGCATCAATCaacaatctaaattttaatattctaactGACATAATAGgacaaataaaagataaaactcAAAACGAAACCCAACTGGAAACAATCGATGCGGCAGAATCCACCATTGAAACTGAGGCAGTTGATTACAGTCACAGAGAAGCAAAGAGTTTAACGGACGACAGGAACAATTCTACTGAAATAGATCTTCCTGAAAGTCAagcattaatattaagaagaagaaaatacaGACCAGTTAGGccttacttaaataaatttgtcgaCTATGGAAAAATGTACCCCAGGAAAACTACCTCATCTTACCATCCGTATTTTGAAGAATACGTTCCAACAAGCACTGTTTTACCAAAGTACAAAGTAGTCAGTGAGGTGTTTTATAAGGACGAAATTAAACCGAATGAACAACTAAACGTATTTGCGGATGTGATCAACAATATTCAAAACTTGAGCAGAACCGACGCTTATTCCGACAATGCCGAACCCAtagcagtaaaattaaatgtcaataGATATTCCAAAGTCAACAATAAAAAGATCAAAATACCAtccaaaaaaatacatataaagaACGTCCTGGATGATAGTTATTTAGACACTTATGATGAGTTGCAAAGCACTAAATATACAACCACATCAACGACAACTATGAAGCCAATGGTTGCCTACAAATCGAGGCCAAAATTTAAGACACATAGGAATAATGAACAAGTGTACGAGGAATTACTACAATCTTTGAAAAACAAAGACCAGTACACTGAAGAGTCGCAAAATCAAGAGCAGTTCGCAAACAATGCAGTTATTCATAAAGTAAAAGTTCGAAGAAGAAACCGCCCCAGTACTACAACAACCACCACTACATCACCTACAACTGAAGTTGAAGAAGAGTACGAAGATTCCACAAAACCGGTACTCGGTTTAAATCCTCCTGGTCACTTTAATTACAAGACCATAATAGCCAATCAACAAACCGAAGATAAAGTTCTTAATTTGTACATCGTACCGGGTATGAAGCCGCCACCGAAACAAAAAGTTTActtatattcagattatagACAGTTACCGAAAAATAATATCAGAAGAAGGTATGACTATTCTCTGAGAAGAAGTAAGAGGGAGGCAAATAAGCCTGCTTATAATGACTATTCCAGAAATAGGGGCCGCCAAAACGAGAACATAGAAAAAACAAGCATTGACGAAGACGACGATGATGATTACGTTCCCCACAGACCTAAAAACTATCATTATGATGAAAAGCTTGGTAAAATAGTCTATCATAACACGAAACCTTTAGATGAAGATGAAGAGGAGGAGGTTTATGAGGAAGTTGTTGAAACGACTAGAGCACCAAAACACAGAACTACCACAAAAAAACCACTTGTGATTACCAGCCCTAAACCTGGCGAAGGGTTTAtggattatattaaattgttacaatctaatcccaattataaaaacatcatGGAAACCACGACTACAGAAAAACCAACCACAACTCTTAAGCCAATCAAAGTGGCTTCTTCTAAGGATGCGCCGGAGTTTTTGAATCTTCTATCTAAGCTTCACAGTAACTCTGgttataagaaaattgaaaacgaGGATGAAGCAcccaaaaaatccaaaataagTCATAAGAAGGAAGAAGAAAAGGTTGAAGAAgtagaggaggaggaggaagaGGATGATGAAGAAGCACCAGCAATTGTACAAAATTCACCAGGCGGTCAAAATGTGCAATTTGATTcaaattaccaaatttttgatattggtGATTTTATACCCAAAGTGAAGAATTATATGCCCAGGACGTCGATAGATTATTCCAAGTACAAGACTATTGAACGTCCGAACATGAGGCATAATTTGAGCGCGAGGTACAACTCTGAAGAAAACTTGGAGGAAATTAACACAAGCAGGTTACCGATTTTAGCAGAGAAATCAATGACTGTTGCTGATTCCTCCGAAGAATCGACGGACGAAGTCGAACGTCCTAGCACAAGTACAACTACCACTACTACGACGgaaaaatctgttttaaaattgaggaTGCGCGGTAGAAAAAGGCCTGGCAGTAGGATTACAACTAAAGCTCCCAGTAGGACCAGTACAACTCGAACTACAACTACCACAACGGAAAGAATACAACACGAAAAACCGAAGAGAAATTATTTGAGACGACGACCAACCAGGATAAAGCTTAGGACCACTACAGCAAACATTTTAGAAGAAGATGCTGATGATACAACTAAGATATTGAGAAGACGTTCCGAACAGTCCACAGTGACAGAACTGACTAACTTTCAACCTATTTATGTTCCCGATGATAGTAGGGAAGTAACTGATGAACCGGAGAAGGTTGCGAAGAAAGAAAAAGAAACTGCTAACAAAGTACCTTCGAATGTAGAAGTATTTAAGAAATACGACCAAACCAAACGTCACGGAGGAAATTACAGGAGGCTATttgatactaaaaatataataaatcaaaataaattacgacAAGGAAAGATTTTACATTTGAGTAAAAACGTAAGCACGACTACAGAAAAGCCGTCCACGAGACTGGCGGATATAGTTTTGAAGCCTGTAGCTTATTATACAGATGCTAAATTACCAAAaagtattaatcaattaaaggCTGTTGATGTTGATGATGTGGAGGTAGATGAAAGCAGTACCGAGAATATCGACGATTATTACGATGATGAGGTACAAATCCACTTCGATAAAAACGAGGACGGGACCAAGGGAGATAAacctaatattataaaagatcCTAGTAAAAGATTGTATTATTATCTCGAAtag